In Dehalococcoidia bacterium, the genomic window GACCGAGTTAAAAGATTTAAGGCAAAATGACGCATCGAAGTCCCACTAGCCCCATCTTTGATAAAGAGAGGGAAGACGGCGCCGGCTGTGACACCGCCGGCAGGGTGAGTTGAAAAGAGAGGTACAGGAGAGAATTCTCTCCTGACGGGGTATTAGGGGTGTCCCCTAGATTTTTTCTTACATCCCCCAAGACTGGGGGATAGCAGGGGGTTGAGAGCACAGCTTTAAGCCGAGCTGGCCGGAGCCGACGAGATTGCCGCGTCGTCCTTCCGTATACCTCGATATCACGGAAGGTCTCCTCGCAATGACAGCCGCGAGAGACAGGGGTACCCCGATGAATCGGGGACGGGGTATTAGGGGTGTCCCCTTATCCCCATCCTATCTGCTCATTGACAACGCAACTCCAACATCTGTAAACTTCACCCTACCACTGCTTTAAGGAGATCAATTGTCATCCATCGAAAATGCACGCGACGTAATCACGGAAGCGCTCAAAGGCCAGGACGCCGATTATATCGAAATCCGTCTCGAGGAGCGAGAGTCCAGCCGCATCCAGTACCGCGGCCGGGAGCTTGAAGACATAGGCCGCAGCTCCAGCCTGGGGGGCAACGTGCGCGCCCTGGTGCGCGGCGGGTGGGGCTTCGTCAGCTTCAACGAGTTGAACGGCCTGCGCGAGAAAGCGGCAACGGCGGTCGTACAGGCGCGCCTGGCGGGGCGCAGGGAAAGCAAGCTGGCCGACGTAAAGCCGGTCGTCGATATTGTTAAAGCCGATATCAAGAACGACCCGCGGGAGATTTCACTCGCCGATAAAAAGAAGTTGCTCGACGAGTATAACGATATAATCTGGAGTACCCCGAAAGTACAGACATCGGTTCTGGGATACGGCGACGGCAGGCAGAAGGTCATATTTGCCAGCTCCGGGGGCAGCTACATCGAGCAGGAAAGAGTTGACATAACTTTCAGGCTCATGGTCGTAGCCAGAGATGACGGGGACGTGCAGCAATCGTCTCTGAGCCTGGGCTCCAAAGGCGATTTCAGCTTCATGAAGACGCTGCACGGCCAGGTCAAAGGCACGGCGGGCAGGGCGGTGGAGCTGCTGGCCGCGCCCTCGGTCAAGGGCGGGGAGTACACGGTGGTGCTCGACCCGGTGCTGGCCGGCGTCTTCGTGCACGAGGCCTTCGGACACCTGTCCGAGTCCGACTTCGTCTATGAGAACGAGCGCATGAAGGACATCATGGTGCTTGGACGAAAATTCGGCGGGGAGCATCTCAACATCGTCGACGGCGCCGCGGTCCCGGGGCTGCGCGGCAGCTACAAGTACGACGACGAGTGCGTCCCGGCGACCAAGACATATCTGATAAAGGAAGGCATCCTAACCGGACGACTGCACTCGCGGGAGACGGCGGGAGTGATGAACGAGCAAACGACCGGCAACGCCCGCGCCATCGATTATCACCATCCGCCCATCGTTCGCATGACCAATACGTACATCGAGCCCGGTAAGACGACGTTCGATGAGATGATAGCCGATATCAAGGAGGGTGTGTACGCCCGGAACTGGTACGGCGGCATGACCAGCATGGAGATGTTCACCTTCTCCGCCGGAGAGGCCTTCATGATTCGCAACGGCAAAGTTGAAGAGCTGATGCGGCCGGTAGTGCTCACAGGGAACGTGTTTACGACATTACATAATATCGACGCCATATGCAACGACCTGGATATGAACGAGGGCGGAGGCTGCGGCAAGGGGGGACAGTCGCCCCTGCCCGTATCCAACGGCAGCCCGCACATCCGCATGCAGAAGTGCCTGCTAGGGGGGAAGTAACCCGTGGAAAAGATACTCGATCTAGCTAAGAAAGTGGCCGAAGAGGCCGAGGTCTATATGGTCAAATCCACGGAGACGCCCGTGGTCTGGGAGGCCAACCG contains:
- a CDS encoding TldD/PmbA family protein, with the protein product MSSIENARDVITEALKGQDADYIEIRLEERESSRIQYRGRELEDIGRSSSLGGNVRALVRGGWGFVSFNELNGLREKAATAVVQARLAGRRESKLADVKPVVDIVKADIKNDPREISLADKKKLLDEYNDIIWSTPKVQTSVLGYGDGRQKVIFASSGGSYIEQERVDITFRLMVVARDDGDVQQSSLSLGSKGDFSFMKTLHGQVKGTAGRAVELLAAPSVKGGEYTVVLDPVLAGVFVHEAFGHLSESDFVYENERMKDIMVLGRKFGGEHLNIVDGAAVPGLRGSYKYDDECVPATKTYLIKEGILTGRLHSRETAGVMNEQTTGNARAIDYHHPPIVRMTNTYIEPGKTTFDEMIADIKEGVYARNWYGGMTSMEMFTFSAGEAFMIRNGKVEELMRPVVLTGNVFTTLHNIDAICNDLDMNEGGGCGKGGQSPLPVSNGSPHIRMQKCLLGGK